In Capsicum annuum cultivar UCD-10X-F1 chromosome 8, UCD10Xv1.1, whole genome shotgun sequence, the genomic window CTCGAACGTGATTTAGATCCCGAGTTCAAGCGATTCCTGCTTGAGCCCGGGAACCTAAAATCGCTTCAGAATTTGTTGCTCTATCACATGATTCCAGCTCGCATTGAGTCTGGAAATTTGCAGCACCAGAAGCGTGGAAGTGGAATGTATTCCACGCTCTGCCACGGtgagaatcaatatctacatgtTCTTCAGAGATTCAAAATGGTTACCAAACCAGATGATATAATCAAACCAGATGGAATAATCCACGGGATTGACAGAGTTATGATTCCGAAAACCGTTCAAATGGATTTCAACGTCAGGAGGAACCTGCGTTCCATTTCTGCAGTGCTCCCGGAGGGAGCACCAGAAGTTGATCCCAGAACAAACAAGCTTAAGAATAAGAAATATCCTTCAGTACCAGCAGGAGCGCCCCCGGCGCTTCCTATATACGCGGCAATGGCACCTGGTCCGTCGCTGGCGCCAGCACCAGCACCCGGACCAGGTGGACCACACCACCACTTCGACGGCGAAACACAGGTCAAGGACTTCATCCAAACCCTATTACAGTACGGAGGTTACAATGAGTTGGCTGATATACTTGTCAATCTGACATCACTAGCTACAGAAATGGGTAGACTAGTGTCAGAAGGATACGTACTGACCGTCCTGGCGCCCAATGACGAGGCTATGGCTAAGCTGACAACTGATCAGCTTAGCGAACCCGGGGCGCCAGAACAGATAATGTACTACCATTTGATACCTGAGTATCAAACGGAAGAAAGTATGTATAACTCCGTAAGGAGATTTGGTAAAGTCAAGTATGACACATTGAGATTACCACACAAAGTTATTGCTGAGGAAGCAGATGGATCAGTGAAATTCGGGTTCGGTGAAACGTCGGGTTATTTGTTCGATCCGGATATCTACACAGATGGCCGGATTTCCGTTCAGGGGATTGACGGAGTTCTATTTCCGGTGGAGGAGATTAAGGTTGCTCCTAAAGCTGCTCCTGTTGTTGCTAAAGTTGTTGCTAGGCCAAGAAGAGgtaactaatttttttaaaaaaattattattattttttttgtttgtcatatttttttatttttatcatttttggtgTCTTTGATTGTTGCGGTTAATGTGTTTTATTATCTCTAATTATGGAATAAATAAGGGAAATGAGTCAGAAATATATATAAACTTTCAACAAATTTGTTGTAACATGCTTCAATTTTGCGGGGATCTACGACTCTCAGCTGGACCACTTCAGATTCTCACGCGCTCAGTGTGTATTACAGAAATACGGTAATAAATAGTCAGCGGTCATAAAACCCGCAAAGTTGGAGGTGTGTCACAacaaattttaccaaaattcagatatattttaaatttttttcttagtaaataataaataataataacgcGTTGTAATCTGACGATTTGGGCCGCCTTATACGAGAGGCTAATTCCACAAGTGGGGTCGAGGCAAGTGTGGTATGTCTGTAGCCTTCCGTGGGGAGAGGGTATCTCTGGTAGATTCTCGATTCTTGAAAATGGCTCaattttttgtgttaaattttttttttttgtccttaCAATTAGCACAAAATTTGGTTCTTTTCTAACAAATTAATGTGATTTAGTACAAAAGTTTGTTAAAAATTGGTTCTTTTCTTGATTAGTAAATGTGATGTAATAACAAATTTGGTAGGTGGGTATAAGTGAGAATAATGGAATTATGTCTCTTTGTGATTCCAGTTGTTGCCAACTTTTTTTTGTGGTGGAATTCTTGGACTTAACATCTAAGCTATGTCTATCCAACTTTTTGGAAatggtttttaaaaaaataaataaatttggaaaTGGATTTAAGATTTTGCACAAATTGGCAATTCATCTTTTCCCACATAAACACATTTcctcaaaataaaatttgatggacagagttatttaatatttattctGATTGGAGGTAGCAAGTGCCCTAAGAAATTAGTCGACGTGCATGCAAATTGGTCTGGACACTAACACAGTAACATGCCTATAGTCTCACAAATAGAGTCTGAGTTTGAGAAGAGTACGATATATGCAGACCTGTATGGATAAAAAGCTGGCTCCAATTTGTCGACGTGCATGCAAATTGATTCGGACACTAACAACACCAACATGCCTATAGTCTCTCAAATAGAGAATGAATTTAAAAAGTGTACGATATACACAAACCTTTGAGGATAAAAACTAACTAGACCATCATGATTATTAAAATTTGCTCAAAATAAAGTGGTAGACTAATTTGTTTGCTTTGCTAAttttttttggtgtgtgtgtgAGTTAAGAGATCATTGTCATtattttcattgattagttagtttttgttttaatttcttttattataaGCCATAAATTGTTAGGTAATATGTTTGCACGTTTTTATAGAAAGTGACAATATTGTATTAAGTAATTAGTAGTTGAGAAATATTGTCGGTgagatatataaaaaaaagaaaaagaattagttcTTTGCTTGATATATAGATTATTCTAAAACCATTTGATGGagttgtttttcttattttttaaaagcatATAGTATGAATTATTAAAGAGGAAAAAAGTGTGAAGGTGAAGGGAAAAAAGTAGGGTTGGTCATACCTAACCATAAAACCACTCGTAGTAAAGGGTTAACCACCAAAACTAGGGTGGTTAGCCTTACCTCTTTAACCAGAGGACGCTGGTTCGAGTCCTGAGAATGATACTGCCTTTTACTAGGGAGCCCTCTTATCCTAAGTGAGACTTCCGACAAAGATGGAGGGATGCTGTACTTAGGTTTAGAGGTTAGGGTGGTTATCCCTATGTCTTTAAGCAGAGGTCATTGGTTCAAGTCTTGAGAATGATGTTACCTTTTACTAGGGAGCGCTTTTACCCCAAGTGAGACTCTCCGACAAAGATGGAGGGATGTCATACTTAGGCTAGAGGTTTCGATCCAGTACCATGCGAACTAAGTTTGATATTTTAGTAGAGGAGCGAGCCATCATCCTCGAGTTTTGAAGGTCGCCCTTAGTCCAAAAGGTTGGCTTCAGATGAATTTTTCGATCATCAAGCAATAagccctatttttctttttttttgatatttgaaaaacctTTGAGGGTTAGTCGGCACACGGTTCAAGACTTGGCGAACGATAGACTCGTCAACCTATCTTTCTCCACTTAAACATCAGACTTTGATTGTTTTCAATAGAGTTGAAACTTATCGCACGTGTCTAAGCACATTGCATGTTGCGCTCTTACCACTTAATCAAAACCAATCAAGTCACTCATTGGGGTCCGGTCTTTTTCTGAATCTTTTTTAAGAATGCTTTATGCATCGAGCTGTCTTTTACGAATGtgttatgatctttatgttgaaATTCTAAAGGCATTAGTACAGCTGTATGCACTGATTTTTCCAACTTTGGATTGTTGAGTAAATTAGAAACCAGCCAGCCTAGTGTATTTGTTGACAAATTCGTTGCCCCCCACCTGCTTTCTAatagtatttcatttcaattatcaagatgtcatgatttgtccatctcattgtATTTGTTTGACATTATGTTTCCATTCATGTTTAATTATCTTATGTGTCAATTTCATTTTTCCTCTTGTGAGTTGGCAACAAAGGTAGTCAAATGACACCCGTAACGTAAttagtaaagttgttgtcatgtaatCAGAAGGTCATGACTTGAGTCGCAGAAACaatctcttgcagaaatgcaaggtaagattgCGTATAATAGACTATGGTCCAAGACTTCCTGGTTTTCGCACATAGCGAGAGCATCGAATTACCCGCTGTTATGCAATCTTGCGACATCGAAACTATCAACTCTAGTCATAGAAATGCAGTGTAAGGTTGCGTATAATGGACTATGGTCCAATCCTTCCTGGTTTCCGCAGCgtgagctttagtgcatcggactACCCAAGTTATGCAATCTAACGACATTGAAACTATCTCCTCTCTTACGTCACACAATGGCGGAGCCACCTTTGCTCTGGGGGGTTTGTTCgacagaaaattatactatttttatatgattaaaaatattttttatgcatatatagtagagATTTATCCTGACTCCGTCACTGTACTTAGCTACTACATGTTTGctaatatatttatttgtatttgaatttttgCAGGAAAGTTGATGGAAGTAGCATGTAGTATGTTGGGATCATTTTGCCATTAAAAAACTTTCTACATATTTTGAGCAAACAACTCTAATGTGTATGAATTTGTAGGAGGAGgggggaaaaaaaataaaaagctacaaaattttcttaataaatggcaaattttaattttttttttctaggaggtccttttgtaaaattttagggaaggagaaaaaaaaatttgcttgaaatgtagtgaaaaaaaaaatcagaaaatgtCCATCTTCCAAGCAAGAGAaaagaatttttctcctttttttttttttttttttttttggttataaatactgTAATTactatatatcaatttttttatttgtatttaaggTTTGTTGGTACCAACACTTTTTGTATGCAGAAATAGtctttttttgtccttttataTATATTCACGGGTgttttgtctttatttatttatttatttatttatttattttacaattgtgatgtgatatatatatatatatatatatatatatatatatatatgtatgtatatatatacatgtgtgtatatatatatatatatatattgtcctGAGTCGAGAGACTTTTGAAAATAGTATCTCTACGTCAACTTTGAGAAAGTGGTACGGATCACATATATTTTACCCTCTTCAGACtattttgtgaaaatatattgggtatgttgttgtcagTGGCAGATTTAGGATTTAGGGGTCGTGGGAGCTCGTGAGGTTTGAACACACATTAATGTCTAAAGTTGTAAGGTTCCGTCTGAAAACAGAAACACTCAAttgattttttgatattttgggcTCTTTTTAGAAGtttatatcaaattttataaaaaaatttatgtagttaTACTTGATCTATATCGAATTCAATAGGTGTTGGAGCATAAAAAAATGCATATAGGTCCGCCCTTGGTTGTTATATACAATGGTTGGAAACATAGCTGAGGGTTTCTCGAAAACCACCTCTTTATCTATGTAGGAGCAAGATTTACTTGTACTTTCACCTTCTATCGATTTCACTTAGTGGGATTACATAGGGTATGTCGTTGTTGGCTGGTATTAAAATAAATGGTGAGGTCATACTTGAACAAAGACGACTGATTTTAAAAGCGCAATACGAACGTATTTTTGCTATTTAGAGTTCTTATTCATCATAGGAAAATCAAAATTGATATTAAAGCAAAGATTTTATGGCATTCTATCTTTTATGAGGTGTCGGTCCATAATGAAATGCTCATAAGAAAATACTATTAAGAAATGAAGTGCGTTCTTTAATCAGGTCTATATTTACAGCTGACACTACTTCATATCGAAGCGATTAATTAATACCTAATCAATTTCATAATATGATTTTTTCTTAACCAATTAACCTTACCTTATAACATTATTAGGCTCCCTTTATTAAGTAAGTTATTATAACAAATTAAATCCTATTGAAAATGTTTGTTGGATTTATACCTCTTTTGGTGAAGACAAACAAAAAGTTTTGATGAACATGTTATTTCATGGAAATTGCTCAATGGCCACTAAcccccccacccccaaccccTACCAACACTATTTGGTATTTACATTAAAATCCCCTAAGATGTGGAAAATTGTCTTAAGCTCCCTATACTCTTGATTAATTGGATTAAGGGAAATGAAAAGATTATGGAGGGtttgaatttaaataatcatCTCAAATCTTTGTTACTAACATAATACTAATAATATTCACTATCTAATTAAGGTAGTAATCTtccttttatttcaaaatatgcccCATACATTTtctgaaaattaaattttaatagcGATTTTAAGTACTCGTTTTActactaagaaaaaaaaaaggactaGTAACGGACGAATTCTATAGCTAAATAAAAATATCCATCGTTAATTTAATTTAGCGATGTGTAAGTAacagattataaaaaaaaaattgttagctaCGAGTGATTTAGAGACAGATTGACAACAAAGTCCATAActaaatttatttgttttttcgaTAATTGATGGATTATTTTCTATCAACTAACTTATGAGATAAAAAGAAGCCTCACTCAATATGTATCAGTTGCGCTAGACAcaacatatatttataaataatcgAGATGcatgtaaattaattaaattaaatgagTAGTTGGTGAAAGAATGAAGGATGCATTAATAAAGtgtaatttatcaaacaattgggAATATAGATACaattttacaaaagaaaaaaaggacaAATATTCAATTATTGGAATACATAAATAGTAGTTCCACTTGTTTGTTAACCAAATTTCGTATCAAAGGGAAATTGTCcatgcttttattttttgttggttttatTAGGTTAATGATTAATCACATCAAAGTAGGAAAGCAAATGAGCTGGCCTTCACATGGAACTATTAATTATAAAAAGTTATAATTGATGTGGGGACTATGGAAAATTGGACAAATTCTAACCCCttacacccccaccccacccctcgtCCATTTCCACTTAAAAACAATTCGATGTACTAAGGCTTTCGCTACGTGTAAAATTTGAAGAAAGGCTGAACAATAAGATATATTGTGCTCAGATTTATATTTTTACAAGAGGTTGTTTTCGCTGTCAGAAACTGTGACATGCGCGTCGCATGACAACAACTTCCACTGAAAAATAACTCGGTGTACTAAAGTTTTCGCTATGTATGAAATTTGAAAAAGGTCTGGACAATAAGATATCTTGTGCGCAGACTTGCCTTGTATTTTTACAAGAGGTTGTTTCGCTGTCAGAAACTGTGACATGCgcgtcacatgacaacaacttccACTGAAAAACAACTCGGTGTACTAGACTTATCTTAAGTTTATGCAAGATGTTGTTTTCATGATTAGAATCCGTGATCTTCAGatcacatgacaataactttaccGATTACTCGGAGTTCCACTTCCCACCCTCACTTTCATTGactttatttatacattttatttattaattttcatgCAAGAAGAACAAGTCCAAACCATAGCCTTCAtaaatagtagtaatatataAGAATCCAAAGTtcttaaataaattaaagaattgtCATTCTAAACTTTACATGTGTCCGTGGAACGTTCCACGGATCTTAGAgtgcaaaatataatatattaatattgaatttaatttatttaacatatatgttaattttttttttaattattatattaggttgctcaaataatattcataattaaaTCTCTTTAAAACGTAAAATCAGTAATCTTGAAATATAGTGTGATTTTCGTTTGTCTTAAAAACATAACAATATTTTCCTCTCAAAACATAGTAAAATACAATATATCTGCACACGTACAAAATCTAATTCTAATTAAATTACGCGATTGgaactatatgtatatatatgtgtgtgtgaccatatataaatttcatatatataactactatatataagtatataaattTCCACCTTTTTAGCCATTGCTTCAAGTTTCCTCTTACACAAATTTTGttaatttcaacatttttatttGTCAATGTCAACTTACTTTAGTCTTCTTATTGTATTATAATTTAATGGGAGATGTgacaagtagaaaaaaaaatgtctaatttaaataattataaaaaatatggtGTAAAAGAATTGGATAAAAAATTGATATAATTGACTCTGTCAAAATGTTAAATCATTTTTCTCAGAATTTTAGTTATCGATTTTGCCGAATGTCAGtcattttttgtttgaatttcatTCGTTTTTGCTTGAACTTCAGATAAAAATGCttgaattttttgttaatttaaagTTAATCGAAatgggaaaaaaataattaaaaatagatacaTATTAAA contains:
- the LOC107845746 gene encoding fasciclin-like arabinogalactan protein 17, whose amino-acid sequence is MDLQIYGFLLTFLFLSFTTINVATLQEKVPPQINSNSVLVALLDSHYTELSELVEKALLLQTLEEAVSTHNITILAPTNEALERDLDPEFKRFLLEPGNLKSLQNLLLYHMIPARIESGNLQHQKRGSGMYSTLCHGENQYLHVLQRFKMVTKPDDIIKPDGIIHGIDRVMIPKTVQMDFNVRRNLRSISAVLPEGAPEVDPRTNKLKNKKYPSVPAGAPPALPIYAAMAPGPSLAPAPAPGPGGPHHHFDGETQVKDFIQTLLQYGGYNELADILVNLTSLATEMGRLVSEGYVLTVLAPNDEAMAKLTTDQLSEPGAPEQIMYYHLIPEYQTEESMYNSVRRFGKVKYDTLRLPHKVIAEEADGSVKFGFGETSGYLFDPDIYTDGRISVQGIDGVLFPVEEIKVAPKAAPVVAKVVARPRRGKLMEVACSMLGSFCH